GGAGTCCGAGGAGCGGCTGGTCCCGGTGCTCGCCCGGCTGGCCGGGCCGGACTCCGACCCGCTGGAACTGCGGCTCACCGCGGCGGTCGCCGTGGACGCGCTGCGCATCGGGCTGGAGGTGTGGGCCGCCGACGCGCCGCCCGGGGCCGCGGGCGCCGGCACGGGGTCGCCCGCGGGGCCGGCGTTGCGGTGTCTGCGGGAACTGTCCGGCGGGCTCCGCCCGTTGGCGCCCGTGACCCCGGCTGCCCGGTGAGCGGGCGTCCCATCGGCCCGGGCTACCCGGTGAGCGGGCGTCCCATGAGCACATCGTCGACGTACCGGCCGGCCAGGAAGAACTCGCCGGGCAGCACGCCCTCGACGGTGTAGCCCTCGGACTCGTAGAGACGGCGGGCAGGAGTGTTGTGGCCGAGCACCCGCAGGGTGACACGGGTCGCGCCCTGGCGGCGCGCCTCGTCCCCGGCGGCGCGCAGCAGTGCCCGCGCGACGCCCTCCCCACGTGCCCAGCGGGCCACCGCGAGGCCCTGGATCTGCCGTACGTGCTGGTTGCAGGCGAGCGGGGTGGGAGCGCAGAGCCGGATGTACCCGGCGATCCTTCCGTCGCCGGTCGCACCCCCGGTGACCGGCTCGGCGACCAGATGCTGCTCGGGTGGATGGGTCTCGTCGAAGAACGGGCGGTACGGCGGCACCGGGCGCGGCTGGACCGCGTGCAGCGTCGACCAGGTGGCGCGGTCGAGTTCGGCGAGGTCGGCGTCGTCGGATCGCCGGGCGGGACGTATGACGAAGGGCGTGCCGGGTTCGGACATGGCGGTCAATGTGTCATGAGGGCAGGATGTGATGCATGCGTATTGCTGTGACGGGCGCGAGCGGTCTGATCGGTTCCGCACTGGTGCGATCCCTGCGGGCCGGGGGTGCGGCCGGAGGTCCCGGCGGAGATGTCGCCGAAGGGGCGGGCACAGGTCCCGCAGGAGGTGCCGACGGAGGTCCCAGCAGGGGTCCCGGCGGAGGGCACGAGGTGGTACGGCTCGTCAGGCGGCCGCCGCGGGCCGCCGACGAGGTCCGCTGGGACCCCGCGCGGCAGTTCGTGGACACGGCGGGCCTCGTCGGCTGTGAGGCCGTGGTCCATCTGGCGGGCGCCGGGGTGGGCGACCGGCGGTGGAGTGAGGAGTACAAGAAGAAGATCCGGGACAGCCGGGTGCTCGGCACGGCCGCGATCGCGGAAGCGGTCGCGTCGATGGAGGAGCCGCCGCGGGTGCTGGTGTGCGGCTCGGCGATCGGGTACTACGGCGACACCGGCGACCGCGCGGTCGACGAGAGCGCCCCACCCGGTGAGGGCTTCCTCCCGCGCGTCTGCGAGGAGTGGGAGGCCGCGGCGGCGCCGGCCGAGGAGGCCGGCGTGCGGGTCGCGTTCGCCCGCACGGGGCTGGTGGTGGCGCGCGAGGGTGGCGCGTGGGGCCGGCTCTTCCCGATCTTCCGTGCGGGTCTGGGCGGGCGGCTGGGCAGCGGAGACCAGTTCTGGAGCTTCATCTCCCTTGAGGACGAGGTCGCGGCACTGCGCCACATCGTGGACACGGACACCCTGTCGGGCCCGGTCAACCTGACGGCCCCGGAGCCGCTCACCAATCGCGAGGTGACGGCCGCGATGGGCCGGGTGCTCAACCGTCCGACGCTGCTCACGGTGCCGCCGGTCGCCCTGCGTGTGTTCCTCGGCGAGTTCGCGGAGGACGTCCTCGGCAGCCAGCGGGTCGTACCGAGGAAGCTCCTCGACTCCGGCTTCGCCTTCTCCCACCCGTCCATCGACGAGGCCATCCGCGCGGCACTCGACTGACGCGACACGGCCGATCGGCAATCGGCAATCGGCAATCGGCGGTCAGCGGTCAGCGGTCAGCGGTCGACGGTGGGCAGCGCGGTCCCGGGGCGGCGCGGTCCCAGGGGCACGGTCCCGGAACGGCACGGTCCCGGACGGCGCCGGGCGCCCGTGACGCACACCCGGCGCGTCGGCACACGAACGATTGCGCCCTCCGCGCGCCCCGGCGCGTACCCCGGTCCGAAGCCGGTCGCACGGACCGGCGGCACCGTGCTCCCGGGCGCCCGCCGCGCGCGCGTGGATTCCCGCGGCCGGGTTTCTACCCTCGTTCCGAACTTCGGCATTCCGCCAGCCGGTTGGGGGCATGAGGACCCCACAACAGCCGCGCCGACCTCGGGAGGGGCACGTGCTCAGCAGCGCACGCCACGCGGACGTCGTCATCGTCGGAGCCGGTATCGCCGGACTCGCGGCGGCTCATCGGCTGACCAGTGCGGGAGTCACGGTCACCGTACTCGAGGCAGGACCGCGCCCGGGGGGCCGGACGGCCACCGGTGAACTGGACGGGTTCCGGCTCGACCGGACGGTCCAGTTGCTCAACACCTCCTACCCGGAGCTCCGCCGCGTCCCGGCCCTGGCCGGTCTCCCGCTGAGCCGGTTCTCACCCGGTGTGCTCGTGCACAGCGAGGGCCGGCACCATCGCGCCGGAGAGGTCCTCGGCATGCGCGGGACGGGGGGCACGCGGCGCGCGAGGGGCGCATTGACCGCAGCGCGCGCCCTGGCGAGCGCTCCCCGAATCCCCCTCGGCGGCGCCTTGGACCAGGCCCGGCTCGCGGCGGCTCTCGGACGGATCGCCGCCACCCCGACCCGGCGCCTGCTGACCCGTCGTGAACTGGCCACGCGGGAAGCGCTGTTCAGCCGCGGTCTGCCCCCGCGCACCGTCCACACCTTCCTCCGGCCGCTGCTCACCGCCCTCCTGAACGACGCCGACCTGGTCTCCTCCAGCCGCTGCGCCGACCTGGTGCTGCGCGGCTTCGCCCGCGGCCGGCTCTGCGTGCCGACGGGCGGCGCCGGCGGGCTTCCGGAGGCGCTCGCGGACGCGCTGCCGCCGGGCACCGTGATCACCGGTGCGCGGGTCACCGAGGCGTCCATCTCCTCGGTCACCACCGAGGAGCACGGCACCTTCGGCTGCCGGGCCCTGCTCGTGGCGACGGGGGCCAGGGCCGCGGCGGAACTGCTCCCGGGCCTGCGAGTGCCGGATTTCCACTCCCTCACCGTCCTGCACCACGCCGCCCCGGCGCCGCCGTTGGCCGAGCCGGCCCTGGTGCTGGACGCGGACGGGACCGGCCCGGTCGCGCACACGGCGGTGATGAGCGAGGTGGATCCGTCCCGTGCGCCCGGGGGCAGGGCCCTGGTCACCTCCGCGGTGCTGGGCCGCCCGCCCGCCGGACTCGACGAACGCGTCAGGGCCCATCTCGCCGCGCTGTACGGGACGCCCACCGCCGACTGGGAGCTGCTGGACGTGCACCACGACCCGGAGGCCGTCCCCACGATGCCCGCGCCGCACGACCTGCGCCGGCCGGTACGACTGCTCTGCGGGCTCTACGTCTGCGGCGGCCACCGGGACACCAGCACCGTCCAGGGCGCGCTGCACTCGGCGCGCCGCGCGGCGCACGCGGTCCTGCGCGACTTCGGTATCCAGCCGGAGCTCGCCCCCGCGCTGCTCAGCCCCGCCGCGGCCTGACCACCGCCGCGGCCCGGCCACTGCGACCTGACCACAACCGCGCGACCACCGCGGCCCGAGCACCGCTGCCGCCGGGCCGGATCCCTGCTGTCCGGCCGGCCGGGCAGCGGGCCCGTCCGCTGCCGGGACTGTCCACGCAGCCTCCAGGACGGTCCCCGGCGCGGCTCAGGGGCTTCCGGGCCCGCCCGCCGGGCCCTCCCGGGGCGGCGGCGGGGCCCGGATGGGGCGCCGCCGGCCGTCCAGCTCACCCGGTCGGCCCCGCTGGGGACCCGATGGGCCCCGGCCGGACCCGGCCGGTCAGCCGGCCGTCAGCCGATCGCCGCGACCCGGTCGCGGTAGGTGCGGACCGCGGCCGCGTCGCGGTAGGGCTCCAGCCGCCGCTCGAAGTCCCGCACGTACTCGATGGCCCGTGCCGACCGCATCTCCGACGCCTGCTGCGCCGCCTCCGCCCCGAGGGCGCACGCCTGGTCCAGTTCGCCGAGTCCGAGCCGGGAGGTGGCGAGGACGACACGGCAGAAGAGCCGGCTGCGCGCGAAACCGGGGGCGCGCAGCTGGAGGGAGCGCTCGGCGTGCTGCACGGCCGCGCGGTACTGCTGCAGGTCGCGGTGGCAGTGCCCGAACTCGTCCGCCAGTTGCGCCTCGTCGAAGAACCGCGCCCAGACCGGCACGTCGTCCCCGGGGCGTGCGATGCCCAGTGTCCGCTCGGCCCGGACCAGTGAGGCCGTGCAGGACCGGACCTCCCCGAGCACCCCGTGTCCGCGGGCCTCGACCGCGTGCAGCAGGGCCTGGACGGTGGGCGGGGCGGAGGAGCCGACGCCCTGCTGGGCGACCCGGGTGAGCTGGACGGCCTCCCGCCCGTGCCCGAGGTACACGGCCTGGCGGGCCATCGTGACCAGTACGTACGCCCCGTAGGCCCGGTCGCCCGCGGTCTGGGCCAGCCGCAGCGCCTGGACGAAGTACCGCTGGGCGAGACCGTGGGCGGCGATGTCGAACGACGTCCAGCCGGCGAGCCGGGTGAGGTCCGCCACCGCGCCGAACAGCCGGCGTCCGGTGCTCTCCCCGTACGTCCCCCGCAGCATCGGCTCGGCCTCGTGCTCCAGGTAGCGGACGAGCGCCTGCCGGGCGTGCCCGCCGCCGTAGGCGTGGTCGAGCGTACGGAAGAGGTCGCCCACCGACCGGAGCGCCGCGATGTCGCCCGGGCTGACCCGCTGGCCCGGGCCCCGGTCGGTGCCGCGCTGCCGCGGGACCGCGGTGCGGCCGCCCTGGCCGGGCACCCTGGCCTGCACGCCGCTCGGGGTGGGCTCCCCTCGGCCCACCCGCTCGTCGGCGCGGCCGATCAGCCAGTCACGGCTCGGGACGACGAGACCCGCCGGAGTGAACGCGATCTTCCGCAGTTCGGCGTGACTGCCGGAGTCCTTGCGCCAGAGCCCGCTGACGATGTCCACGGCCTCCTCCGGGGTGGCCGCGAACTCCAGCCCGGCGTAGACCGGCGCGCAGGCGTCCAGGCCCAGGTCCTGGGCCGACAGGCGCCGGCCGAGCCGCCGGGTGAAGACCTCGGCGATCAGGGCGGGAGTGGTGCCGCGCGGCTGCTGCCCGCGCAGCCAGCGCGTCACCGACGTCTTGTCGTACCGCAGGTCGAGGCCGTGCTCCAGGCCGAGCTGGTCCACCCGGCGGGCCAGCCCCGCGTTGGAGAAGCCGGCTTCGGCGATGAGTGCGGCGAGCTGGCGGTTCGGGGTGCGCTGCGGGGGTCGGTCCGTCATCAGCTGTGCGGTCTCCTGCCTTCCGGGCCCGGTGCGGCCCTCGCAGCCTGGGGTCCCCCAGGCTCGGCCCTGAGGGAGAAGCTCTGGAGGGAGGAACGGCGCGAATTTAGCGGTCCGCACCGGCACTACCGCCGCCTTCGTCCCGCATTCATCCGATCGTGTGAGGATTGAGGGCAGCGCTGACGGGTGCGGCACGCGTCGTACAGTGGCCGGGGCGCGATGGGTGCACCGTGAACGCTTGAGGAGGCACTGCGGTGAGCGAGCTGCGATTTGTCCATCTGGGCTTCGGTGACGACGCCGTCGAGTACCAGGCGGCCTGGGACGAGCAGCGCCGTGTGCACGCGGCCCGGTTCGCCGGCGAGATCCCCGACACCTGTCTGCTGCTGGAGCACCCGCCGGTCTACACGGCCGGACGGCGTACGGAGGACAGCGAGCGGCCGCTGGACGGCACCCCCGTCGTCGACGTCGACCGTGGCGGGAAGATCACCTGGCACGGCCCCGGTCAGCTGGTCGGCTACCCGATCATGCAGCTGCCCCGGCCGGTGGACGTGGTCGCCCATGTGCGGCGTCTGGAGGACGCGCTGATCCGGACCTGTGCGGACTTCGGCGTCGAGACCACCAGGGTCGAGGGCCGGAGCGGCGTCTGGGTGCTGGGCGACCCGGTGGAGCGGCGCCCGTCCATGGGAGGGCTGTCGCTGGACTTCGACCCGCGGCTGCACGACGAGGAGTTCGACCCCCGGCTCAGCGGCCCGGACTACGCCCCCTCCAACGCGGGGCAGCGGCGCGAGGACCGCAAGCTCGCCGCCATCGGCATCCGCGTCGCCAAGGGCGTGACCATGCACGGCTTCGCCCTGAACGTGAACCCGGACAACACCTGGTTCGACCGGATCGTGCCCTGCGGCATCCGGGACGCGGGGGTGGCCTCGCTCGCGGGCGAACTGGGCCGTGACGTGACGATCGCCGAGGTCCTGCCGGTCGTCGAGAAGCATCTGCGGGAGGTGCTGGAGAACGCCGACCCGAAGCCCCGGGCGGTGGCGGGCGCGACCGCCCCGGAGGCCGCGGCGGGGGCCGCGGGCCCGGTGCCCGAGCCCGCCCCGGCGGCCTGAGGACGGCCCGAGGACGGCCTGAGGAATGCCCGCCTCTGGCCAGAGGTTGGCCAGGGGTGAGGGCACCACTATCAACGGGCGTACCCTGGGGTCCGCCGAGGAATCGAAGTTAGGGAGCCGGTCGTGTCCGCTGTAGCACCCGACGGACGCAAGATGCTGCGCCTGGAGGTCCGGAACAGCCAGACCCCCATCGAGCGCAAGCCCGAGTGGATCAAGACCCGGGCGAAGATGGGCCCCGAGTACAACCAGCTGCAGAAGCTCGTCAAGAGCGAGGGTCTGCACACGGTCTGCCAGGAGGCCGGCTGCCCGAACATCTTCGAGTGCTGGGAGGACCGCGAGGCCACCTTCCTCATCGGCGGTGACCAGTGCACCCGGCGCTGCGACTTCTGCCAGATCGACACGGGCAAGCCGCAGGCGCTCGACCGCGACGAGCCGCGCCGGGTCGGCGAGTCGGTCGTCACGATGGACCTGAACTACGCCACGATCACCGGTGTCGCCCGCGACGACCTGGAGGACGGCGGCGCCTGGCTGTACGCGGAGACCGTGCGCCAGATCCATGCGCAGACGGCGGGGCGCGAGGCCGGCCGGACCAAGGTCGAGCTGCTGATCCCGGACTTCAACGCGGAACCGGACCAGCTGGCCGAGGTCTTCTCCGCCCGCCCCGAGGTGCTGGCGCACAACGTCGAGACGGTGCCGCGCATCTTCAAGCGCATCCGCCCCGGCTTCCGCTACGAGCGCTCGCTGAAGGTGATCACCGAGGCCCGCGCGGCCGGCCTGGTCACCAAGTCGAACCTGATCCTCGGCATGGGCGAGACCCGCGAGGAGGTCGGCGAGGCCCTGCGGCACCTGCACGACGCGGGCTGCGAGCTCATCACCATCACCCAGTACCTGCGGCCCTCCGTACGGCACCACCCCGTCGAGCGCTGGGTGAAGCCGCAGGAGTTCGTGGAGCTGAAGGAGGAGGCCGAGGAGATCGGCTTCTCCGGCGTGATGTCGGGGCCGCTGGTGCGCTCCTCGTACCGGGCCGGGCGCCTCTTCCAGCAGGCCATGGACCAGCGGCGGTCGGCCGCCGGGCAGCGGAGCGGGGAGAACGCGGCCGCCCAGGCCGTGTGAAGTCACGCACGAGGACTTACCCGCAGGTAATGGCCGGTTCCCCGCGGCCCGTACGCCCCCGCAGGTCGGAGGCGCGTGCGGGCCGCGTCCCGTTCGGCGCGGTGTGCCGAAAGGTTTCATCAGCGTTTGACCAGCGAGTCACGCCCTGGTAACACCAGTCAGTGACTCTGGCTTTACGCAGAGCACGCACACTCCCGTCGCCCACCACACCGCCCCGAGGGAGACCTCCGCCATGCAGGCCGCGACCTCCGTACGCGCCAACGCCTTCCCGACGCTCACCCAGGCCCTCCTCGCCGTCGAGTCCGTACTCCTGGGCGGCGGCCAGCGCACCGCCCGCCGCAACGCCTGGACCGCCGTCCTCGAGGACCGGCGCCGCGCGAGGGACCGGGTCGAGGCGCAGCACGTCCTGGAGGCCGTGGCGACTCGCTCTTCCTGAGGCACGTAAACTTCAGGACATGGCGAGGAAGGACACGGCAGAGAACTCTGCGAACCCCGGGCGACTGAAGCAGATCGCCCTTACCTACAAGATGACCCGGCGGGTCGACCCCAAGGTCGGTCTCGTCGTCGCGGGTGTGGGAATCGTCACCTTCGGTGTCTTCCTCGCGATCGGTTTCCTGATCGGCCACCCGATCTATCTGGGCATCCTGGGCTTCCTGCTGGCCTTCCTCGCGATGGCGATCGTCTTCGGGCGCCGCGCCGAGCGAGCCGCCTTCGGGCAGATGGAGGGACAGCCGGGAGCGGCGGCCGCCGTGCTGCAGAACGTGGGCCGGGGCTGGACCACGACCCCTGCGATCGCGATGAACCGCAGCCAGGACGTCGTCCACCGGGCCGTCGGCCGCGCCGGCATCGTGCTGGTGGCCGAGGGCA
The Streptomyces tirandamycinicus DNA segment above includes these coding regions:
- a CDS encoding GNAT family N-acetyltransferase, whose product is MSEPGTPFVIRPARRSDDADLAELDRATWSTLHAVQPRPVPPYRPFFDETHPPEQHLVAEPVTGGATGDGRIAGYIRLCAPTPLACNQHVRQIQGLAVARWARGEGVARALLRAAGDEARRQGATRVTLRVLGHNTPARRLYESEGYTVEGVLPGEFFLAGRYVDDVLMGRPLTG
- a CDS encoding TIGR01777 family oxidoreductase; the protein is MRIAVTGASGLIGSALVRSLRAGGAAGGPGGDVAEGAGTGPAGGADGGPSRGPGGGHEVVRLVRRPPRAADEVRWDPARQFVDTAGLVGCEAVVHLAGAGVGDRRWSEEYKKKIRDSRVLGTAAIAEAVASMEEPPRVLVCGSAIGYYGDTGDRAVDESAPPGEGFLPRVCEEWEAAAAPAEEAGVRVAFARTGLVVAREGGAWGRLFPIFRAGLGGRLGSGDQFWSFISLEDEVAALRHIVDTDTLSGPVNLTAPEPLTNREVTAAMGRVLNRPTLLTVPPVALRVFLGEFAEDVLGSQRVVPRKLLDSGFAFSHPSIDEAIRAALD
- a CDS encoding NAD(P)/FAD-dependent oxidoreductase, whose protein sequence is MLSSARHADVVIVGAGIAGLAAAHRLTSAGVTVTVLEAGPRPGGRTATGELDGFRLDRTVQLLNTSYPELRRVPALAGLPLSRFSPGVLVHSEGRHHRAGEVLGMRGTGGTRRARGALTAARALASAPRIPLGGALDQARLAAALGRIAATPTRRLLTRRELATREALFSRGLPPRTVHTFLRPLLTALLNDADLVSSSRCADLVLRGFARGRLCVPTGGAGGLPEALADALPPGTVITGARVTEASISSVTTEEHGTFGCRALLVATGARAAAELLPGLRVPDFHSLTVLHHAAPAPPLAEPALVLDADGTGPVAHTAVMSEVDPSRAPGGRALVTSAVLGRPPAGLDERVRAHLAALYGTPTADWELLDVHHDPEAVPTMPAPHDLRRPVRLLCGLYVCGGHRDTSTVQGALHSARRAAHAVLRDFGIQPELAPALLSPAAA
- the lipB gene encoding lipoyl(octanoyl) transferase LipB, producing MSELRFVHLGFGDDAVEYQAAWDEQRRVHAARFAGEIPDTCLLLEHPPVYTAGRRTEDSERPLDGTPVVDVDRGGKITWHGPGQLVGYPIMQLPRPVDVVAHVRRLEDALIRTCADFGVETTRVEGRSGVWVLGDPVERRPSMGGLSLDFDPRLHDEEFDPRLSGPDYAPSNAGQRREDRKLAAIGIRVAKGVTMHGFALNVNPDNTWFDRIVPCGIRDAGVASLAGELGRDVTIAEVLPVVEKHLREVLENADPKPRAVAGATAPEAAAGAAGPVPEPAPAA
- the lipA gene encoding lipoyl synthase translates to MSAVAPDGRKMLRLEVRNSQTPIERKPEWIKTRAKMGPEYNQLQKLVKSEGLHTVCQEAGCPNIFECWEDREATFLIGGDQCTRRCDFCQIDTGKPQALDRDEPRRVGESVVTMDLNYATITGVARDDLEDGGAWLYAETVRQIHAQTAGREAGRTKVELLIPDFNAEPDQLAEVFSARPEVLAHNVETVPRIFKRIRPGFRYERSLKVITEARAAGLVTKSNLILGMGETREEVGEALRHLHDAGCELITITQYLRPSVRHHPVERWVKPQEFVELKEEAEEIGFSGVMSGPLVRSSYRAGRLFQQAMDQRRSAAGQRSGENAAAQAV
- a CDS encoding DUF4191 domain-containing protein yields the protein MARKDTAENSANPGRLKQIALTYKMTRRVDPKVGLVVAGVGIVTFGVFLAIGFLIGHPIYLGILGFLLAFLAMAIVFGRRAERAAFGQMEGQPGAAAAVLQNVGRGWTTTPAIAMNRSQDVVHRAVGRAGIVLVAEGNPNRVKTLLAAEKKKMARVAVDAPVHDIIVGNDEGQVPLKKLRTTMTKLPRVLTGPQVTQTNDRLRAMGDLMSNMPLPKGPMPKGMRMPRGGKMR